One Nostocoides sp. HKS02 genomic window carries:
- the rpsA gene encoding 30S ribosomal protein S1, whose translation MTASTVEKTAPQVAINDIGTEEELLAAIDATIKDFNDGDIVEGVIVKVDRDEVLLDIGYKTEGVIPSRELSIKHDVDPSEVVSVGDEVEALVLQKEDKEGRLILSKKRAQYERAWGTIEKIKEEDGVVTGTVIEVVKGGLILDIGLRGFLPASLVEMRRVRDLQPYVGKEIEAKIIELDKNRNNVVLSRRAWLEQTQSEVRTTFLKELQKGQVRSGVVSSIVNFGAFVDLGGVDGLVHVSELSWKHIDHPSEVVEVGQEVTVEVLDVDMDRERVSLSLKATQEDPWQHFARTHAIGQVVPGKVTKLVPFGAFVRVDDGIEGLVHISELAERHVELPEQVVTVGSDIFVKVIDIDLERRRISLSLKQANDDSAPVAEFDPTLYGMAAEYDEAGNYKYPEGFDPETNEWLEGYETQREKWEKQYAEAHARWEAHKTQVEEATKADAEAAANAGVSTSYSSDSSSSSSADSGSGSGSESSRPATPASEGTLASDEALAALREKLTGN comes from the coding sequence ATGACTGCCAGCACGGTCGAAAAGACCGCCCCTCAGGTTGCCATCAACGACATCGGCACCGAGGAAGAGCTGCTCGCCGCTATCGACGCGACGATCAAAGACTTCAATGACGGCGACATCGTCGAAGGTGTCATCGTCAAGGTCGACCGGGACGAGGTCCTGCTCGACATCGGCTACAAGACCGAGGGTGTCATCCCCTCGCGCGAGCTGTCCATCAAGCACGATGTCGACCCCTCTGAGGTCGTCAGCGTCGGCGACGAGGTCGAGGCCCTGGTCCTCCAGAAGGAGGACAAGGAAGGCCGCCTGATCCTGTCCAAGAAGCGTGCGCAGTACGAGCGCGCCTGGGGCACGATCGAGAAGATCAAGGAAGAGGACGGCGTCGTCACCGGCACCGTCATCGAGGTCGTCAAGGGTGGACTCATCCTCGACATCGGCCTGCGCGGCTTCCTGCCCGCCTCCCTCGTGGAGATGCGTCGCGTCCGCGACCTCCAGCCGTACGTCGGCAAGGAGATCGAGGCCAAGATCATCGAGCTCGACAAGAACCGCAACAACGTGGTCCTGTCGCGCCGCGCGTGGCTCGAGCAGACCCAGTCCGAGGTGCGCACCACGTTCCTCAAGGAGCTCCAGAAGGGGCAGGTCCGCTCCGGCGTCGTGTCCTCCATCGTCAACTTCGGTGCGTTCGTGGACCTCGGCGGCGTCGACGGTCTCGTCCACGTGTCCGAGCTGTCCTGGAAGCACATCGACCACCCGTCCGAGGTCGTCGAGGTCGGCCAGGAGGTCACCGTCGAGGTCCTCGACGTCGACATGGACCGCGAGCGCGTGTCCCTGTCGCTCAAGGCGACCCAGGAAGACCCGTGGCAGCACTTCGCTCGCACCCACGCGATCGGCCAGGTCGTCCCCGGTAAGGTCACCAAGCTCGTGCCGTTCGGTGCGTTCGTCCGCGTCGACGACGGCATCGAGGGCCTGGTCCACATCTCCGAGCTGGCCGAGCGCCACGTGGAGCTGCCGGAGCAGGTCGTTACCGTCGGTTCCGACATCTTCGTCAAGGTCATCGACATCGACCTCGAGCGTCGCCGGATCTCGCTGAGCCTCAAGCAGGCCAACGACGACAGCGCGCCCGTTGCCGAGTTCGACCCGACGCTCTACGGCATGGCCGCGGAGTACGACGAGGCCGGCAACTACAAGTACCCCGAGGGCTTCGACCCCGAGACCAACGAATGGCTCGAGGGCTACGAGACCCAGCGTGAGAAGTGGGAGAAGCAGTACGCCGAGGCCCACGCTCGCTGGGAGGCCCACAAGACCCAGGTCGAGGAGGCCACCAAGGCCGACGCCGAGGCTGCCGCCAACGCGGGCGTCTCGACGTCCTACTCCTCCGACTCGAGCAGCAGCTCGAGCGCGGACTCCGGCAGTGGCAGTGGCAGCGAGTCCAGCCGCCCCGCCACCCCGGCTTCCGAGGGCACCCTCGCCTCTGACGAGGCGCTCGCCGCGCTGCGCGAGAAGCTCACCGGCAACTGA
- a CDS encoding PPOX class F420-dependent oxidoreductase: MARTIATNTPVDLDGLLDFVRPRHQMLLITTRGDGRPQASPVTGGVDDSGRIVISSYRERAKTTNARRRPEVSVVVLSDDFGGAWVQVDGECEVLDAPDSVEPLVEYFRNIAGEHSDWAEYRQAMVDQDKSILRITPTRWGPVATGGFPARLAD; the protein is encoded by the coding sequence ATGGCACGCACCATCGCGACGAACACCCCGGTCGACCTGGACGGCCTGCTCGACTTCGTCCGGCCCCGACACCAGATGCTGCTCATCACGACCCGCGGCGACGGGCGCCCTCAGGCGTCGCCGGTGACCGGTGGGGTGGACGACAGTGGCCGGATCGTCATCTCCAGCTATCGCGAGCGGGCCAAGACCACCAACGCCCGCCGGCGCCCCGAGGTGAGCGTCGTCGTGCTGTCGGACGACTTCGGTGGCGCGTGGGTCCAGGTCGACGGCGAGTGCGAGGTGCTCGACGCCCCCGACTCCGTCGAGCCGCTGGTCGAGTACTTCCGGAACATCGCCGGCGAGCACTCCGACTGGGCGGAGTACCGACAGGCCATGGTCGACCAGGACAAGTCGATCCTGCGGATCACCCCGACGCGGTGGGGGCCGGTCGCCACCGGCGGGTTCCCTGCCCGGCTGGCTGACTGA
- the coaE gene encoding dephospho-CoA kinase — protein MLRVGLSGGIGSGKSTVAQRLSELGATVIDADQLAREAVGPGSEGLAAIAVRFGDDVLDDTGALNRSALGELVFADPQARRDLEAITHPLIARRTRELIAAVAPDAIVVHDVPLLVEKAMGSAYHLVIIVGADEETRVKRLMHSRGMTEADVRSRIAAQASDEQRREAADVWLDNDGPRDDLLAALDELWHERLVPFEHNVRHGIRSHRPEGLALHPTDPTWPQQAQRMLARLRAAWGEELVSADHIGSTAVPGLVAKDVLDLQLGVRSLDDADGEDVRARLDAAGFPRAAGVYADFDRGSDGTWPKRMHGNADPARVAHIHIREAGSAGWRWALMFRDWMRADPQARLEYAAEKARIAASGVTATEYAEAKEPWFDAVHERAEAWARETGWEPQGG, from the coding sequence ATGTTGCGCGTGGGCCTCTCCGGAGGCATCGGGTCGGGCAAATCCACTGTCGCACAACGGCTTTCCGAGTTGGGCGCCACGGTCATCGATGCCGACCAGCTCGCACGGGAGGCCGTGGGCCCCGGAAGCGAGGGGCTGGCCGCCATCGCGGTCCGGTTCGGCGACGACGTCCTCGATGACACCGGCGCGCTCAACCGGTCGGCGCTGGGTGAGCTCGTCTTTGCCGACCCGCAGGCGCGGCGCGACCTCGAGGCGATCACCCATCCGCTGATCGCACGGCGCACGCGCGAGCTCATCGCCGCCGTGGCGCCCGATGCGATCGTCGTCCACGACGTCCCGTTGTTGGTGGAGAAGGCGATGGGCTCCGCCTACCACCTGGTCATCATCGTCGGCGCTGACGAGGAGACCCGCGTCAAGCGGCTCATGCACTCCCGTGGCATGACCGAGGCCGACGTGCGCAGTCGCATCGCGGCCCAGGCCAGCGACGAACAACGCCGTGAGGCTGCCGATGTCTGGCTGGACAACGACGGCCCCCGCGACGACCTGCTGGCCGCCCTCGACGAGCTGTGGCACGAGCGGCTCGTGCCCTTCGAGCACAACGTGCGGCACGGCATACGGTCCCACCGACCCGAGGGGCTGGCCCTGCACCCGACCGACCCGACCTGGCCGCAGCAGGCGCAGCGGATGCTGGCCCGACTCCGCGCGGCGTGGGGCGAGGAGCTGGTGAGTGCCGACCACATCGGGAGCACTGCGGTGCCAGGCCTGGTCGCCAAGGATGTCCTCGACCTCCAGCTCGGAGTCCGGAGCCTCGACGACGCGGATGGCGAGGATGTGCGAGCCCGACTGGATGCCGCGGGCTTTCCGCGGGCCGCGGGTGTCTACGCGGACTTCGACCGGGGGTCCGACGGAACGTGGCCCAAGCGCATGCACGGCAACGCCGACCCGGCGCGGGTGGCGCACATCCACATCCGCGAGGCGGGCAGCGCGGGGTGGCGCTGGGCGCTGATGTTCCGCGACTGGATGCGCGCCGACCCGCAGGCCCGTCTCGAGTACGCGGCGGAGAAGGCACGGATCGCGGCGTCCGGAGTCACCGCCACGGAGTACGCCGAGGCCAAGGAGCCGTGGTTCGACGCCGTCCACGAGCGCGCCGAGGCGTGGGCGCGCGAGACCGGTTGGGAGCCGCAGGGTGGCTGA
- a CDS encoding DUF202 domain-containing protein, with the protein MSPIRGRSALQPERTSLAWQRTAITALVILFPMVLLSLRIGQPVLAAVGALAALASTAVVGSVLRRVAQLDDDERRYSPYPPMARVAAVTVLAGLGGAGVGLVVFLR; encoded by the coding sequence GTGAGCCCGATCCGGGGGCGTTCGGCCCTGCAGCCGGAGCGCACCTCGCTCGCCTGGCAACGCACGGCGATCACGGCCCTGGTCATCCTGTTCCCGATGGTGCTGCTCAGCCTGCGGATCGGCCAGCCCGTCCTCGCGGCCGTCGGCGCCCTGGCCGCTCTCGCATCGACCGCCGTGGTCGGGTCGGTCCTGCGGCGGGTCGCGCAGCTCGACGACGACGAGCGCAGGTACTCGCCGTACCCACCCATGGCGCGCGTCGCGGCGGTGACGGTGCTCGCCGGGCTCGGGGGCGCGGGCGTGGGGTTGGTGGTCTTCCTCCGCTGA
- the uvrB gene encoding excinuclease ABC subunit UvrB, whose protein sequence is MRPTTDLQRTVAPFEVVSEFTPAGDQPGAIADLTTRIRAGEKNTVLLGATGTGKSATTAWLIEQVQRPTLVMAPNKTLAAQLANEFRELLPHNAVEYFVSYYDYYQPEAYIPQTDTYIEKDSSINDEVERLRHSATNSLLTRRDVIVVASVSCIYGLGTPQEYVDRMARLRVGMEVDRDELLRRFVQMQYTRNDLAFTRGTFRVRGDTVEIIPVYEELAVRIEFFGDEIERIYTLHPLSGEIMREEEEMYVFPATHYVAGPERMERAIRGIELELADQLATFEKQGKLLEAQRLRMRTTYDVEMMRQVGSCSGIENYSMHIDGRARGSAPNTLLDYFPEDFLLVIDESHVTVPQIGAMYEGDMSRKRQLVDHGFRLPSAMDNRPLRWEEFLDRIDQTVYLSATPGPYELAQSTGIVEQIIRPTGLIDPEVILKPTKGQIDDLLHEIGERTKKNERILVTTLTKKMAEDLTDYLLDKGVRVRYLHSEVDTLRRVELLRELRLGEYDVLVGINLLREGLDLPEVSLVSILDADKEGFLRSARSLIQTIGRAARNVSGQVHMYADSVTPSMREAIDETQRRREKQIAYNLAAGVDPQPLRKKIADITDLLQREDADTEALMGSGRSQSRGKGGGRGGRGTVQADAAVATDRLRSMPANDLANLIQELSAQMHQAATDLHFELAARLRDEIGDLKKELRQMSQATQ, encoded by the coding sequence ATGCGTCCCACGACCGACCTGCAGCGCACGGTGGCCCCGTTCGAGGTCGTCTCCGAGTTCACGCCAGCCGGCGACCAGCCGGGGGCCATCGCCGACCTGACGACCCGCATCAGGGCGGGGGAGAAGAACACCGTGCTGCTCGGTGCCACGGGCACCGGCAAGTCCGCGACCACAGCGTGGCTGATCGAGCAGGTGCAGCGGCCGACGCTCGTGATGGCGCCCAACAAGACCTTGGCCGCCCAGCTCGCCAACGAGTTCCGCGAGCTGCTGCCGCACAACGCGGTCGAGTACTTCGTCTCGTACTACGACTACTACCAGCCCGAGGCCTACATCCCCCAGACAGACACCTACATCGAGAAGGACTCGTCCATCAACGACGAGGTGGAGCGGTTGCGCCACAGCGCCACCAACTCCCTGCTCACCCGTCGCGACGTGATCGTGGTGGCGTCGGTGTCCTGCATCTATGGTCTCGGCACGCCGCAGGAGTACGTCGACCGGATGGCTCGACTGCGCGTCGGCATGGAGGTTGACCGGGACGAGCTGCTGCGCCGGTTCGTGCAGATGCAGTACACCCGCAACGACCTCGCCTTCACCCGCGGCACCTTCCGGGTCCGGGGCGACACCGTGGAGATCATCCCGGTCTACGAGGAGCTCGCGGTCCGCATCGAGTTCTTCGGTGACGAGATCGAGCGCATCTACACCCTCCACCCCCTCAGCGGCGAGATCATGCGCGAGGAGGAGGAGATGTACGTCTTCCCGGCGACCCACTACGTCGCCGGCCCCGAGCGCATGGAGCGCGCGATCCGGGGCATCGAGCTCGAGCTGGCCGACCAGCTCGCGACCTTCGAGAAGCAGGGCAAGCTCCTCGAGGCCCAGCGGCTGCGGATGCGCACCACCTACGACGTCGAGATGATGCGCCAGGTCGGGTCGTGTTCGGGCATCGAGAACTACTCGATGCACATCGACGGCCGCGCCCGCGGCTCGGCGCCCAACACCCTGCTCGACTACTTCCCCGAGGACTTCCTGCTCGTCATCGACGAGTCCCACGTCACGGTGCCGCAGATCGGCGCGATGTACGAGGGCGACATGTCCCGCAAGCGCCAGCTCGTCGACCACGGGTTCCGGCTGCCCTCGGCCATGGACAACCGCCCGCTGAGGTGGGAGGAGTTCCTCGACCGCATCGACCAGACCGTCTACCTCTCGGCCACGCCGGGTCCCTACGAGCTCGCCCAGAGCACCGGCATCGTGGAGCAGATCATCCGACCCACCGGGCTGATCGACCCCGAGGTCATCCTGAAGCCCACCAAGGGCCAGATCGACGACCTCCTGCACGAGATCGGCGAGCGCACGAAGAAGAACGAGCGCATCCTCGTCACCACCCTCACCAAGAAGATGGCCGAGGACCTCACCGACTACCTGCTCGACAAGGGTGTCCGCGTTCGGTACCTGCACAGCGAGGTCGACACCCTGCGCCGCGTCGAGCTGCTGCGTGAGCTGCGCCTGGGCGAGTACGACGTCCTCGTGGGCATCAACCTGCTCCGCGAGGGCCTCGACCTGCCCGAGGTGTCGCTGGTGAGCATCCTCGACGCCGACAAAGAGGGCTTCCTGCGCTCTGCCCGGTCCCTGATCCAGACGATCGGTCGCGCTGCGCGCAACGTCTCCGGCCAGGTGCACATGTATGCCGACTCGGTCACGCCCTCGATGCGTGAGGCCATCGACGAGACCCAACGCCGCCGCGAGAAGCAGATCGCCTACAACCTCGCGGCGGGGGTCGATCCGCAGCCGCTGCGCAAGAAGATCGCCGACATCACCGACCTGCTGCAGCGTGAGGACGCCGACACCGAGGCCCTGATGGGTTCCGGTCGCAGCCAGTCCCGCGGCAAGGGCGGGGGTCGCGGCGGCCGGGGCACGGTCCAGGCCGATGCCGCCGTCGCCACCGACCGGCTCCGCAGCATGCCGGCCAACGACCTCGCCAACCTCATCCAGGAGCTGTCGGCGCAGATGCACCAGGCGGCCACCGACCTCCACTTCGAGCTGGCTGCGCGGTTGCGCGACGAGATCGGTGACCTCAAGAAGGAGCTCCGCCAGATGTCGCAGGCGACCCAGTGA
- a CDS encoding MmcQ/YjbR family DNA-binding protein, giving the protein MTPDELRAYCLAKPGAWADQPWDGDHVAKVGDKIFAFLGAETVGLKCGATRTEADEWVLQYPDDASVMAYIGRSGWNTLRLDGAIPDDELHEAIDASYETVVAKLPKSRRPAVG; this is encoded by the coding sequence ATGACACCCGACGAGCTGCGCGCGTACTGTCTGGCCAAGCCCGGCGCCTGGGCCGACCAGCCGTGGGACGGCGATCACGTGGCCAAGGTCGGTGACAAGATCTTTGCCTTCCTGGGCGCAGAGACGGTGGGCCTCAAATGCGGCGCCACCCGCACCGAGGCCGACGAGTGGGTTCTGCAGTACCCCGACGACGCGTCGGTCATGGCCTACATCGGCCGGTCGGGCTGGAACACCCTGCGGTTGGACGGCGCCATCCCCGACGACGAGCTCCACGAGGCCATCGACGCGTCCTACGAGACGGTGGTGGCCAAGCTGCCCAAGTCGCGGCGCCCGGCCGTGGGCTGA
- a CDS encoding TerC family protein — MAVPTWLWFATVGVMAALLLFDVVVIARRPHVPSTKEVSLALVFYVGAALLFGLGVWSFTHDAHGATFMTQYYAGWLTEYSLSVDNLFLFLLIMARFGVPEKLQQSALMIGIIIAIVLRGIFIAVGAAAINQFSWVFYLFGAFLIYTAVKLGREGQSDDDEYDENRFMVWVEHRFPATDQYDRAKLFTRVGGRRLATPMFIVIMALGTTDLLFALDSIPAIYGLTKEPYLVLTANLFALMGLRQLYFLIGGLLRRLVYLSLGLAVLLAFIGVKLVLHALHENQLPFVNNGEPVSAAPDIPISVSLAAIVAILGVTTLASLWKSRRDARGDQAEVSAP, encoded by the coding sequence ATGGCCGTGCCGACCTGGCTGTGGTTCGCCACAGTCGGCGTCATGGCGGCCCTGCTCCTGTTCGACGTCGTGGTGATCGCACGCCGCCCGCACGTGCCGTCGACCAAGGAGGTCAGCCTGGCGCTGGTCTTCTACGTCGGCGCCGCCCTGCTCTTCGGACTGGGGGTGTGGTCGTTCACGCACGACGCGCACGGCGCCACGTTCATGACCCAGTACTACGCCGGGTGGCTCACGGAGTACTCGCTGTCGGTCGACAACCTGTTCCTCTTCCTGCTGATCATGGCCAGGTTCGGGGTGCCCGAGAAGCTCCAGCAGTCGGCCCTCATGATCGGCATCATCATCGCCATCGTGCTGCGCGGCATCTTCATCGCGGTCGGCGCGGCCGCCATCAACCAGTTCTCCTGGGTCTTCTACCTCTTCGGTGCCTTCCTCATCTACACGGCGGTCAAGCTCGGCCGCGAGGGTCAGTCCGACGACGACGAGTACGACGAGAACCGCTTCATGGTCTGGGTCGAGCACCGCTTCCCGGCGACCGACCAGTACGACCGGGCCAAGCTGTTCACGCGAGTCGGCGGACGCAGGCTCGCGACGCCGATGTTCATCGTGATCATGGCGCTGGGCACCACCGACCTGCTGTTCGCCCTCGACTCCATCCCGGCGATCTACGGGCTCACCAAGGAGCCCTACCTGGTGCTCACGGCCAACCTGTTCGCGCTGATGGGCCTGCGGCAGCTCTACTTCCTCATCGGTGGGTTGCTGAGGCGGCTGGTCTACCTCAGCCTGGGGCTGGCCGTGCTGCTCGCGTTCATCGGCGTCAAGCTCGTGCTCCACGCCCTGCACGAGAACCAGCTGCCGTTCGTCAACAACGGCGAGCCGGTGAGCGCCGCCCCCGACATCCCGATCTCCGTGTCGCTCGCGGCCATCGTCGCGATCCTGGGCGTCACGACGCTCGCCAGCCTCTGGAAGTCGCGCCGCGATGCCCGCGGGGACCAGGCCGAGGTCTCAGCCCCCTGA
- a CDS encoding DMT family transporter — protein MTVEFLGPLTLATALSRRARDLAAVGAAAVGVVLISRAFQTPVADLEWTGLGLAALAGACWAAYIVASGRAGREFARLDGLALAMTVALIVVLPFGVASVPSWSGEAVAKGLGIAVLSSVLPYSLELSALRHLSARVFGVLLSLEPAAAALAGLLVLGQRLSATQTAGMALVVLASTLVMGASQGKDPAASGG, from the coding sequence GTGACTGTGGAGTTCCTCGGACCGCTCACGCTCGCCACTGCACTGTCGCGTCGGGCGCGCGACCTCGCCGCCGTCGGCGCCGCGGCCGTAGGCGTGGTCCTCATCTCCCGAGCGTTCCAGACGCCCGTCGCCGACCTGGAGTGGACGGGGCTGGGACTGGCCGCGCTCGCGGGCGCCTGCTGGGCGGCATACATCGTGGCGAGCGGTCGAGCCGGACGGGAGTTCGCCCGCCTCGACGGGCTGGCGCTGGCCATGACGGTGGCGCTCATCGTCGTGCTGCCCTTCGGGGTCGCGAGCGTGCCGTCGTGGTCGGGTGAGGCGGTGGCCAAGGGGCTCGGCATCGCGGTGTTGTCCTCGGTGTTGCCGTACTCGCTCGAGCTTTCCGCGCTTCGTCACCTCAGCGCGCGCGTGTTCGGCGTGCTCCTGAGCCTCGAGCCCGCGGCAGCGGCGCTGGCCGGACTCCTCGTCCTCGGTCAGCGCCTCAGCGCCACCCAGACCGCGGGCATGGCCCTGGTGGTGCTGGCGAGCACGCTGGTGATGGGAGCCAGCCAGGGCAAGGACCCGGCGGCCTCAGGGGGCTGA
- a CDS encoding sensor histidine kinase KdpD: MAGVLEEYQRPVAGQEIDTIRALLHDLRQPLAAILLLAGTEAGDIARKMEGISGQARWLADLVDEVLSGAAGDDVERTDVTSLVDAAVARARATAECPIVVSLHDTPEVWARPVALSRALACVLDNAVRAAGAAGQVAVGVHTDGDGVHLTVSDNGPGLGHVAGRTSLGLTTTRAMVAACQGSFHLRAGSDGGAVADICLAEAVLRSVAS; the protein is encoded by the coding sequence ATGGCTGGAGTACTCGAGGAGTACCAGCGACCTGTCGCTGGGCAAGAAATCGACACGATTCGCGCGCTGCTGCACGACCTCAGGCAGCCGCTGGCCGCCATCCTGCTGCTCGCGGGGACCGAGGCCGGCGACATCGCCCGAAAGATGGAGGGGATCTCCGGGCAGGCGCGCTGGTTGGCTGATCTCGTCGACGAGGTGCTCAGTGGCGCCGCCGGGGACGACGTGGAGCGGACAGACGTCACCAGTCTGGTGGATGCTGCGGTGGCTCGTGCTCGGGCCACCGCCGAGTGTCCGATCGTGGTGAGCCTCCACGACACACCGGAGGTGTGGGCCCGACCGGTCGCCCTGAGCCGTGCGCTGGCGTGCGTGCTCGACAACGCGGTCCGCGCTGCAGGGGCAGCCGGCCAGGTGGCGGTCGGCGTCCACACCGACGGTGACGGGGTGCACCTGACCGTCTCGGACAACGGGCCCGGCCTCGGTCACGTCGCCGGGCGCACGTCGCTCGGCCTGACGACCACCCGGGCCATGGTCGCCGCCTGCCAGGGGTCCTTCCACCTGCGTGCCGGCAGCGACGGTGGTGCGGTCGCAGACATCTGTCTCGCCGAGGCAGTGCTGCGGTCGGTGGCGTCATGA
- a CDS encoding response regulator transcription factor gives MRIVVCDDHLLLLEALGLALGATGHDVVALAGNPEDAITAVAEHHPDVCLLDVNFPDGTSVNAIQRVRAASPETKVVMLSAESDHAIVGRAIAEGASGYVGKEKPITEIVEMLDRAVRGQLAVEPSLLQRALRPHKAADDPLWALQFLTDREWQVMRCIMDGQTTEEMADSLGVQRSTARTHVQNLLTKLGVHSRLQAAALMSAHGSTESWPVHLRQ, from the coding sequence ATGAGAATCGTGGTGTGTGACGACCACCTCCTGTTGCTGGAAGCGCTGGGACTCGCGCTCGGGGCCACCGGCCACGACGTCGTCGCCCTCGCCGGCAACCCGGAGGACGCGATCACGGCGGTGGCTGAACACCACCCGGATGTGTGCCTCCTCGACGTGAACTTTCCCGACGGAACCTCGGTCAACGCCATCCAGCGGGTACGGGCGGCATCCCCCGAGACCAAGGTCGTCATGCTCTCGGCCGAGTCCGACCACGCGATCGTCGGAAGGGCCATCGCCGAGGGGGCTTCGGGATACGTCGGCAAGGAGAAGCCGATCACCGAGATCGTCGAGATGCTCGACCGTGCGGTGCGCGGCCAGCTCGCGGTGGAGCCCTCGCTCCTGCAGCGCGCGCTGCGTCCCCACAAGGCAGCCGACGACCCGCTCTGGGCACTGCAGTTCCTCACCGACCGCGAGTGGCAGGTCATGCGGTGCATCATGGACGGCCAGACCACCGAAGAGATGGCGGACTCGCTCGGCGTGCAACGCAGCACCGCCCGCACCCACGTCCAGAACCTCCTGACCAAGCTGGGGGTGCACTCGCGGCTCCAGGCCGCGGCGCTGATGTCGGCGCACGGTTCGACCGAGTCCTGGCCCGTGCACCTTCGCCAGTAG
- a CDS encoding response regulator transcription factor codes for MAATVRVLIVDDHEVFADALTVCLGDYPDLEVVGVATTASRCLALVAAVDLDIVVLDLALAGEDGLTVAREVLALRPYAGIVVATGIEPDGQVVDAVQLGVRGWVPKTASAETLVDAIRGVSRGETRIPAQLLANALMSMSRDRPELLAGSVGMSELTGRELEVLGCLVEGMSRTEIGDLLHVSPNTVRTHVQSILHKLQVHSALAAVSIARRAGVNGVGVPAG; via the coding sequence ATGGCAGCAACGGTGCGGGTCCTGATCGTTGACGATCACGAGGTCTTCGCTGACGCGCTGACGGTGTGCCTGGGGGACTACCCAGACCTGGAGGTGGTCGGCGTCGCGACGACGGCCTCGAGGTGCCTGGCGCTCGTCGCCGCGGTCGACCTCGACATCGTGGTGCTGGACCTGGCCCTGGCCGGCGAGGACGGGCTGACGGTGGCTCGCGAGGTGCTGGCCCTGCGCCCCTACGCGGGCATTGTCGTCGCGACGGGCATCGAGCCGGACGGACAGGTCGTCGATGCCGTCCAGCTCGGCGTACGGGGCTGGGTGCCGAAGACGGCCTCGGCGGAGACGCTGGTCGACGCGATCCGCGGGGTGAGCCGAGGGGAGACGAGGATCCCTGCCCAGCTGTTGGCCAATGCCCTCATGTCGATGTCGCGGGACCGTCCGGAGCTGCTGGCGGGGTCCGTCGGGATGAGCGAGCTCACCGGTCGCGAGCTGGAGGTCCTGGGGTGTCTCGTCGAGGGGATGAGCCGCACGGAGATCGGCGACCTGCTCCACGTGTCGCCCAACACCGTCCGGACGCACGTGCAGAGCATCCTGCACAAGCTCCAGGTGCACAGCGCCCTGGCCGCGGTGTCGATCGCGCGGCGCGCCGGCGTCAACGGCGTGGGGGTGCCGGCCGGCTAG